A portion of the Oncorhynchus clarkii lewisi isolate Uvic-CL-2024 chromosome 27, UVic_Ocla_1.0, whole genome shotgun sequence genome contains these proteins:
- the LOC139385998 gene encoding G-protein coupled receptor 4-like, with protein MHLQNMRTMCNISFCNVDSKIDQYFQPTLYIIVIVLGLPTNCMALWAAYLQVKQKNELGIYLINLSLADLLYIGTLPLWIDYFLQHDDWIHGQNSCKLFGFIFYTNIYVSIAFLCCISIDRYLAVAYPLKFAKVRRVKTAVLVSSVVWTIEIVANSAPLFHDELFQDRFNHTFCFEKYPMQDWVAGMNLYRTFLGFLVPWLIMLGAYRGILRAVRGNVSTECHEKAKIKRLALSLILIVLLCFGPYHLLLLCRSILFLQKPCDCGAEEDLFAAYHVALALTSLNCVADPILYCFVNEGARHDVGHALTTLLGVFKRNSPAPADALAAGSFTLETPLSTKKQLGLYSEVKASTYKTELVALKEECLQMTILSVKK; from the coding sequence ATGCACCTACAGAATATGAGGACAATGTGCAACATTTCCTTCTGTAATGTGGACTCGAAGATCGACCAGTACTTCCAGCCTACGCTGTACATAATTGTCATCGTCCTGGGCCTGCCGACCAACTGCATGGCTCTGTGGGCAGCTTACTTGCAGGTGAAGCAGAAAAACGAGCTGGGCATCTACTTGATCAACCTCTCCTTGGCTGACCTCCTCTACATCGGCACCCTGCCCCTATGGATCGACTACTTCCTCCAGCACGACGACTGGATTCATGGCCAGAATTCCTGCAAGCTCTTCGGCTTCATCTTCTACACCAACATCTACGTCAGCATCGCCTTCCTCTGCTGCATTTCCATCGACCGATACCTGGCCGTGGCCTACCCGCTCAAGTTCGCCAAGGTCCGGCGGGTGAAAACTGCCGTGCTGGTCAGTTCCGTGGTGTGGACCATCGAGATAGTGGCCAATTCTGCGCCACTCTTCCACGACGAGCTCTTCCAGGACCGTTTCAACCACACCTTCTGCTTCGAGAAGTACCCCATGCAAGACTGGGTGGCGGGCATGAACCTTTACCGGACCTTTCTGGGTTTCCTGGTGCCCTGGCTGATCATGCTGGGTGCGTACCGGGGCATTCTGCGGGCGGTGCGCGGCAATGTGTCCACGGAGTGTCACGAGAAGGCGAAGATCAAGCGCCTGGCGCTGAGTCTAATCCTGATCGTATTGCTGTGCTTCGGGCCATACCACTTGCTCCTGCTGTGTCGCAGCATCCTCTTCCTCCAGAAGCCCTGCGACTGTGGCGCAGAGGAGGACCTGTTTGCAGCCTACCATGTGGCGCTGGCGCTCACCAGCCTGAACTGTGTGGCTGACCCCATCCTCTACTGTTTTGTTAACGAGGGCGCACGACATGACGTCGGTCACGCGCTCACCACCCTGCTGGGTGTCTTCAAGCGGAACTCGCCCGCGCCAGCTGATGCACTGGCAGCCGGATCTTTCACCTTGGAGACACCACTGTCCACCAAAAAGCAGCTGGGCCTGTACAGCGAGGTCAAGGCCAGCACCTACAAGACAGAGCTGGTGGCCCTCAAAGAGGAGTGTCTTCAGATGACCATACTCAGTGTTAAGAAATGA